CGCGTCTCACCGCAGCGCGTCTCACCGCGTCTCACCCCGTAAAGACGCGCCGCGGCGCGTCTCGCCGTAGCGCGTCTCACCCCGCAGCGCGTCTCGCCGTAGTGCGTCTCACCACGTAAAGACGCGCCGCGGCGCGTCTCGCCGTAGCGCGTCTCACCCCGTAAAGACAGGGATGAGGGCGCCCTGATGCGGCGGCCGGTGGAGCCGAGCGCCGCACATGCCCCAGTATCATCACACAATCTCAATCGCCTTGCCGAAGGCCTTCTGGAACAGCCCGGCGCGGCGATTGGCATCCCAGATCTCGACAGTCGCATCGCCGACGGTGCGGGTCACCACGCGTACCGACTCGCCCAGCTCGACATGCAGCCCCTGCACCACCTGGCTTTTGCTGCGCTCGAGGTACTCGGCCAGCCGCAGCAGCGCGGCCAGCCGGGCGATGCGCTCGCCATCACCGGGGTTCAGGATCTTCTGATATGGATCGACTGCCACATCGCCCTTGCGATGGTAGCGCACCAGCAGCGCCAGGATGACGATCTCGCGGTGGCTGATGCCCTGCAGCGCCGAGTTCATCACCAGGTAGGCGCCGTGCTTGTGGTGATCGTAGTAGCTGATCGCCACGCCAACGTCGTGCAGCTGGGCAGCATAGCCGAGCAGCTCGCGCTCCCACTCGCCGTAGCCATGCAGCGGGCGCAGCTGGTCGAACAGCGACAGCGAGAGATCGCGTACTTTGGCCGCGTGCAGCGCCTCGTAGTTGTAGATGCGCGCCAGGTTCTGCACGCTGAAGCCGCGCATATCCGAGAAGAGCGGCGGCGTCTCGCCCACCAGAAAATGCTCGTAGAACAGGCCCTCGCGCAGGCCCTGCCCGCTGACGGTGATCGCCGCGAAGCGGCCGCGCTCCATCAGCTGCTGCAAGATCACCGCTCCGGCCAGGATCAGATCGGCGCGGTCGCGGCTCAGGCCAGGCATATCCTCGCGCTGGCGCAGGGTCATGCCGCGCAGCATGCCGATGATCTCGTCGAGCCGATCGCGGCTGAAGCTATGGCCGTGTACCCGGTCGAGCGGGTAGCCGCCCAGCTTCTGGTCGATCTCGGCGAGCGTGCGGATGGTGCCGCCGATGCCGGCCAGCGTGGTGCTGCTGGTCTCATTCAGCCACTCCACGCCGGCAAAGCTCTCGGCGGCGGCCTCGTGCAGCGCCTTGAAATCGCGCCCGCTGATCGGGTCGGAGCGCACATAGCGCTCGGAGAAGCGCAACACGCCGGCCGGGCGGCTGAACGAGCGCACGAACCCGCGCCCGCGCACCGCCGTCACCTCGGCGCTGCCGCCGCCGATGTCGATCACAAAGCCGTCGCGTAGGTCGAGCGCATTTACCGCGCCCAGGTAGCCATAGTAGGCTTCTTCTTCGGTCGAGAGCACACGCAATCGCAAGCCCGACTCGCGGGTGACGCGGGTGAGGAACTCAGCCTGGTTGGCGGCGTCGCGCGTGGCGCTGGTGGCCACCGGTACGATTTTGGTGACCCCGGTCGATTTGCAGTAGCTGTGGAACATTTTCATCGCCTCGACGCCGCGGGCCATCGGTGCCGGGCGGAGCTGGCCGTCATCGCCCACGCCCTCGGCCAGGCGCACCGTCTCGCGAACCTCGTCGAGCAGCCGAAACGAGTGATGTGGCGTGTAGCCCATCACCACCAGGCGCGTCGTGTTCGAGCCAAGGTCGATGATGCCGATGCGCTCTTGCATCGCCTAGCTCCCCTGCCCACTCAGCTCAGTCACCTGGCGATCGAGGCGCATCGCGATGTCACGGTACATATCGCCGCGCATGCGCGCTGCCTGCAGCCGCCGCTGCAACACCACGATCCAGGCGGCAGTGCCAATCCCTGCCAGCACCGATATGAGCATTCGCATAGCGTCATTCTCCTGATATAGTTGCTATCAGTAGCGAATCATCGAGTAGATCGGGTAGCCGGTGAGCTTCTCGCGGCCCTTCAGAAACTCAAGCTCGATGATAAACGCCACCTCATCGACAATCCCACCGGCCATCTGCACCAGCTCACACGCCGCCGCCACCGTGCCGCCGGTGGCCAGTAGATCATCGATCACCACTACGTGCGCGCCGGGCCGGAACGAGTCGCGGTGGATTTCGAGCTTGTTCGAGCCATACTCAAGCAGATATTCAACATGATATGTGGCCGCCGGCAGCTTGCCGTGCTTGCGCACCGGCACCAGGCCCACGCCCAGGCGGTAGGCCAGCGGCGCGCTGAAGATGAACCCGCGCGACTCGATCCCGACCACCGCGTCGAGCTGGCGGCCCTGGTAGCGCTGGGCCAAAATGTCGACCACCTGGGCAA
The sequence above is drawn from the Candidatus Kouleothrix ribensis genome and encodes:
- a CDS encoding adenine phosphoribosyltransferase, yielding MRKQGSGPRTPKERSVTDNLADLIRNIPDFPIPGIQFKDITTLLRNGQAFAQVVDILAQRYQGRQLDAVVGIESRGFIFSAPLAYRLGVGLVPVRKHGKLPAATYHVEYLLEYGSNKLEIHRDSFRPGAHVVVIDDLLATGGTVAAACELVQMAGGIVDEVAFIIELEFLKGREKLTGYPIYSMIRY
- a CDS encoding Ppx/GppA family phosphatase — encoded protein: MQERIGIIDLGSNTTRLVVMGYTPHHSFRLLDEVRETVRLAEGVGDDGQLRPAPMARGVEAMKMFHSYCKSTGVTKIVPVATSATRDAANQAEFLTRVTRESGLRLRVLSTEEEAYYGYLGAVNALDLRDGFVIDIGGGSAEVTAVRGRGFVRSFSRPAGVLRFSERYVRSDPISGRDFKALHEAAAESFAGVEWLNETSSTTLAGIGGTIRTLAEIDQKLGGYPLDRVHGHSFSRDRLDEIIGMLRGMTLRQREDMPGLSRDRADLILAGAVILQQLMERGRFAAITVSGQGLREGLFYEHFLVGETPPLFSDMRGFSVQNLARIYNYEALHAAKVRDLSLSLFDQLRPLHGYGEWERELLGYAAQLHDVGVAISYYDHHKHGAYLVMNSALQGISHREIVILALLVRYHRKGDVAVDPYQKILNPGDGERIARLAALLRLAEYLERSKSQVVQGLHVELGESVRVVTRTVGDATVEIWDANRRAGLFQKAFGKAIEIV